The genomic DNA AGCCTGCAGAGCATATCTATATTATAATCAGTGTTACATTTTCAGTTGTACATACAGATGTTCATTGTGAGCACTGCTGCACTGTTTGTATGATTTCTCTCTTAGTTTGCTGCAGCACTGCAGAAATGTTGTTGgtgtgatgataataataatatacagtagtagCCTGCATAATCATCTGATTGCATTCCTTCCATGTCTACTGCCAGGACATCTCTAGTGTCATTTGTCCAGCCTGCAGCCCTTTGGCTGTTGTATCACTACAAGTGCCAGCATTGGCTATTGGGGGTAATGGGATGTGTAGTTTAACCAATAACTATTTATATAAACCAGAGGATACGGTGCCCAATCGGCATGGCATATCACTTCTCAATATTGGGGCTTTAGTTTACCTGGAGCTGTGTATATGTGGGTTTCTATTATTTGTTAAGTGTGCAAGATGTGTGCTCAGCATTAGCAGATATTTCCTGGATTTTGTTTGGCATTTTGGATGACAGGCGTTTAATACAGGCAATACCTTTCCCTCCACTGGGCTAAAGCAGGGCTGAAGGATTCCGTGTGCTGCTGTAAAACACCCTAGCATGGGTTGATGGGCTAATATGGACTATATTTTACTGAAACAAATGAAGGCTAATGTTTTATAAGCTGGCATAGCTATGCCACATGTCCTCTCTCGATATTTTTAGCTTCTGTCGATCCCAGCCACAAAAAAAGCCATCCCATTAGTTATCTCGCTCTCTCTTTTGTATTTAGAAAGGGAGCGGAATGCGTGTTAGGCAGACAATGCTACATGAGTGAGACAATGCTGAGAGTGGAATCACATGTATGATCATGTTTTATTGCATGTTTGTGACGGGTTCACACATAACCATTGTGCTAAACTGGGTGCCAGAAAGCttttaaggaatatatatatatatatatatatatatatatatatatatatatatatatatatatatatatgcataaatagtttatatttagttttgctAAGATTTGTAAGATGTTTGTTGAGTCGGTGAATAAACTATATGCTGCCTTCTAGCCAGTGTTGAACTAACAGGACCTATAACTCCTTTACACCATATTTGGCATGACCCCATCCCTCTCTCATTGGCTGCCTGTAGTTAAACAGAATGCAAAGTGCTCCATTGGTTCTAAACTATTCTTTTGTTGGCTTTATCACCTCCCTTTGACTTTGAGCAGACACTTTGTGTATTCAAACCTGTGATAGTCCACATAAAGTTACATCAGTATGGATTCTACCACAGTGAAAAGTTGGACGTGACTTGATTATACTCGATAGCAGAGAAATCACCGCTTAAGGCATTTAAATGGGTGTCAACAATTGTCATAATTTTGATACAATTATGTGGGTTGTTCATGTCATCATCCTCGTTCATTTTGTATATTCCTTTCTTTCCTAGACGGCGATTCTGAGTTCTACTTGACTTGGCAGCTCCGCCAGCTTCCTAATGCCTCCTTCCCCTTTAGACGACAGGGTTATAGTGGCACTCTCCAGGCCAGTTCGACCTCAGGTTCTTAACCTTTGTATAGACTCTTCCTATTTTGAAAGCGCTTCCATCATCAACGACAGCCATAAGTCTCTTCTCAGCACGAGTGTAGTGTGTCTCAACGCTGCTAACCTGACGTATATGCCCTCGTCCACCAGCTCGGCACGCTCTCTTGGTTGTGGATGTAGCAGTGCCAGCTGTTGTACTGTAGCTTCATATGAAAAAGATAGCCAAAGCCAGGCAGTGAGCAGTACGACCATCACAAGTGGCGTCTCTGGACCATCAGCTTCTAGCTCTGCCAACCAAATGGTCAACAATAATGAGAACAGTGGTACTTTAAGTTCAACTGGAAGCCCCGTGTCTGGTGCAACCAAGCAGTTTGCCAACATAAAAATTATTTACCCCAATGATCTGGCCAAGAAGATCACCAAATGTACAAAGACGCACCTTCCAAATCAAGGGCCTGTTATCATTGACTGCAGGCCTTTCATGGAATACAATAAAAGCCACATACAAGGAGCCGTGCATATTAATTGTTCAGATAAAATCAGCCGGAGGCGGCTTCAGCAGGGAAAGATAACGGTACTGGATTTGATATCCTGCAGGGAAGGCAAGGACTCTTTCAAGAGGATCTTCTCTAAAGAAATTATAGTTTATGATGATAACACCAATGAACCAAGCAGGGTAATGCCAACCCAGCCGCTCCACACAGTGCTGGAGTCTCTGAAAAGAGAAGGCAAGGAACCCCTTGTTTTAAAAGGTAATTTTGCTATCTTGTATGAAGGGTGTTCAAATAAAGTAGGCACCCATGGTCCAGCAAATGCTGGGTGGTTAGCAGAATAGTAGTTGAAGGATCCTTGCGATAGCAGGAATAGTAAGATAATGTAGCTACAATAAGTCAAGATGGGGACAGTGGAGCAAGATGGCTTTGTTAGGgaggtaggacaagatggaaatatTATGGAGAGGTGGAAAGAGTAGGACTATATTGCATCACTAGGCCATGACTGAAGCATTAGGGCTAGCTGAAAAGTGACAGTGGCACCAATAGGGCAAAAATTGAAACAATAGGGCAAAATGGAAACAGAAGCAAAAGATGGagaacagtagggtaagatggtgtcAGTAGGACTAGCATTAAAAAGTAGGTTATGATGGCATCAGCAgggcaaaatggaaacagtagaaaaagacagagaacagttgggcaagatggtgtCAGCAGGGCTAGCATGAAACAGTAGGTTAAGATGGCATCAGCAGGACAACATGGTGACAGTTGcacaaattttcaataaatcagcctgaaacactacatttttaaggacaatccttctatatttaaaaaagtatgataCACTGGCACATACTGTACACAATGTTTCCTTTATTCGCATAAGGAAAATTATGACACTCCTTGTATTGTCTGTACCGTGCCTACACACGATCACCTGTGAAGAATGACTTGTGGCGTGGTCTTCTGCTGTAGTTATTGAAATAAAACTCCAACCATTAATTGTACTTCTAGAACAGCTGGAGGGACATAGGTTGGACAGGCCTTATTAATACAAGCAGCAGATGACCTGCCACTAATAGATTTAAAGAGcacatatgtacagtacataggTGGGCATGTATAATGCAGTGTGTGCATGTTTCATTAATAGACAATAACATAACAGCACAAACAGGACAATCTTTTGGAAAAATTTTAAACCTTGAGGTTTGAAATTTTTAAAGTTGGACAATCAACGTGGTACAAATAATAATGATTGAGATTGTCCTAATAAACATGTACTGATACTACTGTGGCAATGGTTCATACAATCTATCTTACATGTGGCTGTACACTGTTAAGCATGGACTAACAATTGCATTACATTGGGTTTGGGGCCTGTGTAGCGTGGATGGGAGAAAACTGTATCTATGGCCAATGCAGGCCCCTAGATCTCTCAAGCCCTCACGGTTCATCAGGCAGGGAGGCTGTAATTATTGCCCCATACATACTGGGTGTCCCAGCTAGCAGGCAATACCAGCACAtgtggcaactagggttgccaactggccggtattttaccggcctggccggtaaaaattatggtttagcccaatgttattaatagggaaaaaagttaaatatataggaaggctggtatttttttccagaaaaggtggcaaccctagtggcaaccttaaaggggaccaatcaccccaaaaaatgttcaaattcctattttatcacattagtcaagcaaaatgaacttaaattacactatataaattagttgaatcttgtttccttcagtctgggaatttaaaaTAGCAAGCAGGctattttgtgaacactgttattaaagggatcctgtcataagaaaacatgttttcagttaatagtgctactccagcagacttctgcactgaaatccatttctcaaaagagcaaacagagttttttatattcaattttgaaatctgacatggggctagacattttgtcaatttcccagctgccccatatcatgtgacttatgcctgcaatttaggagagaaatgctttctggcaggctgctgtttttccttctcaatgtaactgaatgtgtctcagtgggacatgggtttttactattgagtgttgttcttagatctaccaggcagctgttatcttgtgttagggagctgttatctggttaccttcccattgttcttttgtttggctgctgggggggagggaggggggtgatatcactccaacttcagtacagcagtaaagagtgattgaagtttatcagagcacaagtcacatgacttggggcagctgggaaattgacaatatgtctagccccatgtcagatttcaaaattgaatataaaaaaactcttttttgctctttttccccatgacagtatctatTTAAGGcgccttgcattatctcagaatcttgtttgtgcaccagaatgggagacctgatatccatccccatgccctggctacacaattaaacgatgaagagaacagggggaatgtggggagagcagtgatatctaggaagtgctaaatggaaagtgaaagtaattatctgccccgcctctaggcCTAAgacataaaggaggggcagacaatatttgattgacagctgagatttttaaatgcgcttacaacagctatgaatgctttaataaaaaatagaaattcacttATATCTGGGAATTAAGGTATTATGTACTTTGGACAAGCTGCCTGTTTCATAAGTTGTCACTGACAGTTTGAAGTATTGTAATGTTTTTGCATCAAAAatagaattgcaaaaaaaaatagaaa from Xenopus laevis strain J_2021 chromosome 5S, Xenopus_laevis_v10.1, whole genome shotgun sequence includes the following:
- the LOC108717702 gene encoding dual specificity protein phosphatase 10; this encodes MPPSPLDDRVIVALSRPVRPQVLNLCIDSSYFESASIINDSHKSLLSTSVVCLNAANLTYMPSSTSSARSLGCGCSSASCCTVASYEKDSQSQAVSSTTITSGVSGPSASSSANQMVNNNENSGTLSSTGSPVSGATKQFANIKIIYPNDLAKKITKCTKTHLPNQGPVIIDCRPFMEYNKSHIQGAVHINCSDKISRRRLQQGKITVLDLISCREGKDSFKRIFSKEIIVYDDNTNEPSRVMPTQPLHTVLESLKREGKEPLVLKGGLSSFKQNHESLCDNSLQLQDCSDGGGASAVPITLPQSIPTTPDIENAELTPILPFLFLGNEHDAQDLEKMQRLDISYIVNVTTHLPLYHYETGIFNYKRLPATDSNKQNLRQYFEEAFEFIEEAHRCGKALLIHCQAGVSRSATIVIAYLMKHTRMTMTDAYKFVKGKRPIISPNLNFMGQLLEFEEDLNNGITPRILTPKLVGVETVV